CCGCAGGGCGCGGTGATACACAACTGGATCCGCTCCCCTGGCTCGGCGGTGACCGTCCCGTTGAGTACATTGCGGATCGCGCCGCTGGACTTGACGCTGGTACAGGTGTGGCAGATGCCCATCCGGCAGCCGTACTCCGGGCTCAGACCGGCCGCCTCGGCCTGCTCCAGCAACGTGCGCCCGTCGCAGGGCGCGCTGATGCCGCTGCGCACGAACCGGATCTCGCCGACGGCCTCCCCGGTGCCGGTGACCGGGGCAGGCGTGGCGAACCGTTCGACCAGCAGCCGGTCGCCGATCCCCTCGGCCAGCCACAGCGCCCCGACCGCGTCCAGCAACGAGGCCGGGCCGCAGGCGTAGCACAGCGCGTCGGCGTAGTCGGGAGCCGTCGCCGCAAGGTGATCCCGGCCGAACCGCCCGTGCCTGCGGGGATAGGTCTCGGCCAGGGTGAACCGCGGATGGGCCGCGGCGAGGTCGGTCAGCTCCTCGTGGTAGATCACGTCCTCGGGTCCGGCCGCGTAGTGCAGGAAAGTGATCCGGCCGGGATACCGCCGGTCGATGAGGGTGCGCAAGATGGACATCACCGGGGTGATGCCGCTGCCGCCGCTGATCAGCAGGATGTGCCCTGGCAGTTCGTCCGGCAACACGAACTCGCCCTCGGCCTGGGAGAGCACCACGATCTGGCCGGGCAGGGCCTTCCGCTTGAGGAAACCGGACACCGTACCGGCAGGGTTCACCTTCGCGCTGATCTCGATCAGGCCGTCCGCGCGGTGTTGCGAGCTGGCCACCGAGAAGCACCGGGTGCGGCGCACACCGTCGATCTCGACGGCGAGCCGCACGTACTGGCCTGCTCGCGCGCCCTGCCAGTTCGCGTTGGGCCGCAAGGTCAGCGTGACGCTGTCCGGCGTGTGATGCGCGACCGCGACGATGGCGGCGCGTACCTCCCCGACCGACCACAGCGGGTTGAAAAGGCCGAGGTAACGATCGACACCGTGCGGCACGGTCAGGGCCGTGACCACCCGGGAACTCAACACTCTGCGTGCCCGGCGCCAGCCCGCTCGGGCGAAACTCGGATTCGGCACCACGTCGTGCTCCAGGATTCCGTGGCCGATGCGGTGGTGCCGGGTCGGGCAGGGACTACTGGCGCCCGGCACCACCGCACGGTCACATGGTCAGAACTTCCCGCAGTTGTCGGTCGCGGGTTCGCCGGACAGCCGGTCGGCCAGCCAGTTCGCGGAGTTGGACATGGCCGCAGGGACGCCTCCGACATGCGCGAAGGCCGGGGGCGCAGGCAGGTCCTTGAACTGCACCGTCGCGCCCTGCGCGCACCAGTCCTTTGCCATCTGCTTGCCCTGGCCGTAGGGCACGATGTCATCCAGCGGGGCGTGCTCGACCAGCACCGGCGCCTCCGGCTTCCGGTTGCCGATCTTC
The sequence above is drawn from the Amycolatopsis aidingensis genome and encodes:
- a CDS encoding ferredoxin reductase yields the protein MVTALTVPHGVDRYLGLFNPLWSVGEVRAAIVAVAHHTPDSVTLTLRPNANWQGARAGQYVRLAVEIDGVRRTRCFSVASSQHRADGLIEISAKVNPAGTVSGFLKRKALPGQIVVLSQAEGEFVLPDELPGHILLISGGSGITPVMSILRTLIDRRYPGRITFLHYAAGPEDVIYHEELTDLAAAHPRFTLAETYPRRHGRFGRDHLAATAPDYADALCYACGPASLLDAVGALWLAEGIGDRLLVERFATPAPVTGTGEAVGEIRFVRSGISAPCDGRTLLEQAEAAGLSPEYGCRMGICHTCTSVKSSGAIRNVLNGTVTAEPGERIQLCITAPCGDVELDM